One Peromyscus leucopus breed LL Stock chromosome 20, UCI_PerLeu_2.1, whole genome shotgun sequence genomic window, ACAAACACAGCTGACTCAGAGGAGGTAAAGACCTCGAATGAATGCTGCCATGTTGGATTTTTAACCTCCGGCTGTCAACATCATAAAGGGACAAACCAACATTCTGTACTTTGTATTAGAAGCCCAGAATAATGCCCATGAAATATTTTtgctccaaataaacaaaattcccAACCTGGATGTGATTCTAAAACATAATAGTTTGGTAGATATACCAAACTACCAATTCACAGGAAATGTCAGGAACAGGAGGCCACGGGGATCCTCCAGTAAGGTAAGAAGGGAGACAATGGGGAGCAGAGACTTCAGAGGTGCGTTCAGATCCGCAGTGACAGCATCTGCACTCCGACGTGAACTCGTGTGGGTTGTCAGACCCAAAGGCTCACACACACTGGGCCAGCACTCTCCTGTGGACATATGGCCtatcccatgctggcctcaaaatttcaatcctcctgtcttagcctcctgggtactaggattataggtctACACCACTACCCCCAGGTCACACGtaagtaagtgctctaccactgaactacatcctaaACTCCCACTGCACCGcctgacagggtctcactaattTCACAGGGGCTTCAACTGGGAGTCCTCTTGCTTCCACATCCCATGATTCACTTTTAAGAGTGGAGTAACTGTGGTATTTTAAATTCTTATCCTTTAGATTTACACATAAGAATCCATGGTTAAGtgcagggcagtggtgacgcacacctttaatcccagccctcgggaggcagaggcaggtggatctctgtgagtttgaggccagcctgggctacagagcgagttccaggacagccaggactacacagagaaaccctgtcttgaaaaaccaaaaacgaaAAAAAGACTGATGTATTTACGCAcgtgcaccatgtgcgtgcctggtgccggcagaggtaggaaggaggagtcagatctcctggaactggagttaggggtaGCTGCGGGCTGCCACAGGAACACTGGGAACccggtcctctgtaagagcagtgggTGCCCCTTACCACTgagcagctctccagccctgtgaggtAAGATTTTTAACCAGAGGACTGGATCTGGAAATCATTTATCTAAGGGGCAGTCGGGAGCTGAGGCTCATGCCTCGGCCTGCTACAGTTTCAGCCACATGACCTTGCACACATTACTTCACCTTTCTCTGACTCCTTTTTTTCATCTACAAAATGAGGGAAAGACTCATGTCTGCTGTCACAGGTCTGCAGTGAGGACACTGAGCGTACACACGCAGCAAGCGCTAAGAGACGCTGCGGTTGTTACAGAttcagctctagttcctggacGTCACTAGAAAGAAGACAGGAACTTCTCCACAGTTTGAGCGTTGTAGGACAgggccagggagacagctcaggagGTACCGGGCCTGTGTGTGAGCACGAGGACCTGACTCAGGTAAAAGCCaggacacacctgtgaccccagggcAGGGGGACAGAGGCAAGAGTACCCCAGGACACCTCAGCCATCAGTCTAACTCATGAGCTCCAGGAgtagtgagacaccctgtctcaaaaacatgaggtgaactctggcctccacacgcacacacatatgcacatacctaagggaacatgtacatgcacacaatgaTACTTAAAAAGACCCATGACAATTTTCTTTGTGGAAAGAGGGATGCTGAGcttacacaatacatacatacatatacacacacgtatacatacacacatatgtatgtgtgtatgtgtattacatTCGAGCACTACGACTGAATTACACTCTAGTGCCGTAATTTTCCTAATCAACTTTACTTAGTTATACTGATCAAAATTAAAGAGGCccaagcctggggctggagagatggctcagtggttaagaacactggctgttcttccagaggaccagggttcaattcccagcacccacatggcagctcacaactgtctgcaactccagttccaggggatctgacacatataataaagttaaataaattatttaaaaaaaaaaaaggaggcccAAGCCCACGAGGACCCGAGTCTCTCCTCCATTGCCGTGTCTAACTACACACATCATGGCCAGAAAAGGGCGGGAACAAAAAGGTCCCGCTGGAACACCCACCAGCTATTTTTAACTCGGCGACTGCCACTGCCCAGGGCCTTTCACcggaccaaaggctgagggggggCTCTGGAGGCTCTGGAACCTGAGCACATGGCGGAATATTTGAAGGCCatcataaaacactcacacaagcTGACAATAAAAAACGTTCCCGCTAATATTCTCCAAGAGAAGAAAGATCTTTTTAAGAAGGTCCTAAGCACTCTTGTCAACTAGGAGAGTTCTACTCTTGGTGAAAGAAGGAAACCCAAGGCTCCCCAGAGACGTGGCGAGGAGTGTGCCCGGGGGACCTGCATGTCAGAACCAACTGCCGCCTCCTCATCCTAAGACCCCGCCTTGACCCTGGCCCACTGCATCCTAggaattctcctccactgtgGGTTAAAGATAAAgacagtgagggagggagggaaaaagagagtgtgtgtgtcacatgtctAATGAGCTATCAAAATGATCATCACAAAGAACAACCCTATTCAACAAACTGGTCCCAGGGCCTAGAGTATAGAGGAATCTCGTCCAGCATGAACAAAGCCCTGAGTGAGTTCATCCCTAGCCCAGCAAACGAATATGACACCCAGCTGGCCTCTCAGCACGGCACCTCCAGGACTCTGGCACCCAACACCCCGCAGGCTGTGGAGAAGTGGGGTGCCAGCACCAttgggaacaggaggagaaggtACCTCCAGAGTTACATCTTCGAGCAATCTCCCAGTATACAAGCCCCAGAGCATAGATGTCGGCACACTTGAAGGAGTCAAAGTGTTTCATGTTGATGGTTTCATCCAGGACTTCCGGAGCCATGTATCTGGAATGTAAGAGAAAGAATCGTCATGCACACCACAGGAAGTCTGCGCGGGTGAGAACGCTGCTCCGTCGCAGCTCtcgggggagcaggagtgagagCTTGTCTTCTATCACACAGCCTGCTTTGATCCAGAGCTGAAGGTCTCAGCTTCTGGAGTCTTGTGCGGCCTGTGTTGTGGACCACACCGGTGGTGATGGCTGATCGCTGCCGGGGCCGTCACTTCACAGGGGAGACAGCGATGGAGTGAGCTGAGACTCATTCGGAGTTTCTTTATCTTACCTGACTTCAGATAGCTGAAAACCATTCTAGAGGTGATCAAAATCACACTCAGTGACGCTGAGCAGCAATTGTGTGTAATTATATGATGTAAGACGCCCCACCCACACTTTGGAGCCTGGGTAGATGCAATCTCAGGTCAAAAGGACAAAAAGGAGCAGCATGATTAACTCACTCAGACCCGGCAGACACTCTCTCCCACCCTCCGTCATATGACGTCAGCTATCTAGTTCCTTCTCAGTGAAGTGGGGAGCAGGCCGCACCCCTTCAGGTAGCCAGACCCCAGCTTCATTAGCTCTGCTCAGGCTGGCACCCCTGCTCTGCAGGTTCAGACAGgaccctttcccctctccttcaaGGGGTTCCGCCAGCCACCCCTGCACCACAGTGTTGCCCCTGCCCCTAGCCAGGCCTGCTGCCTGCCCTCCCAAACTCTGCTCCAGAATGCTTTTTAGttattttcttaagacagggtttctctgtgtagctctagctgtcctggatctcgctctgtagaccaggctggcctcaaagatccacctgcttctgcctcccaactgctggtattaaaagcatgtgccaccacaggccagtttctttttcattttttttttaaagatttatttatttattatgtatacaatgttctgcctacatgtgtccctgcaggccagaagagggcaccagatgatggttgtgagccaccatgtggttgctgggaattgaactcaagacctctggaagagcagccagtgctcctaaccactgagccatctctccagctctttctttttcatttttacatagttatcttcattgctttttttatttgtgtgtgtgtgcgcgcgcgtgcgcacgcgcgcgcgcctgccaatgaggtcagaagaggactttggatctcctggagctggaattataggtggttgtgagccaaacAACTTGATTTGGATGTttggaaccaaatttgggtcctctgcaaaagcagtatatgctcttaatcactgagtcatttctccagtaaTCCTTAAtccatttttggagacagggtctcactgtgtatctgaactcacagagatctgcatggatctgcctcccgagtgctgggactaaatgcaTGAGCCACCAAGCCAGGCCTCCtgctccagactcttcctccACTGCCCTGTGTGAGGCcacggcacacacacatgctgtggggcAGGGCTCCTGGGACGGCACTTCAGCCACTGCTGGGCAGTGTCCAGCATGAGGCGGGGGCCAACACCTGCCACTCAAGGACAAGAGGACGTCTCCTCCCGGTTCctcttgtgtgtgggggtgtgaaAAGTGGGGTCTTCCTACCGTTTGGTCCCCACCCTCTGATTTGGAGCGATGTCAATGGTGTCGGTGACTGCGTCATGCCGGACAGCCAGGCCCAGGTCTGCGATGGCACACATGCCATTCTTCTTCACCAGGATGTTCTTGGACTTTAAGTCTCGATGAGCAATCCCAGGCTTCCCTGGCAGAGACAAAACCAGGCACACTTAAGGAAGATGTGTGCATGGAACGCGCAGGGTCCCAGCCAGACTGTGGGCtgcctcctggctttgcctcccgcaAGCCAGTGATCCCATGAGAGGCTCAGCCTTCTCCTCTGGACACTTAGAATAATGGCACTTCATGGGGATGTGGAGAGGATAAAAGCATTCCCAGAAGTACCTGACATGCCTCAGAATGACATGATTATTGCTGAACATTAAAATACCACCACTCAGCAGCCCTGAAGAGCCCAGGTGGGTCGTCAGGTGGGCAACTGAGCACACGGTGGCGCTGAGGCCTGGGACTGTCGTTAGTCCTGCAACACTGGAGCCTGCCTGTCACAATGGTTTCCTACCACATGCAGTGAGAGCCACTGCCCAGGGCCACACAAGCATCAGTGTTCACACCTGCTGCTGGGGCgagcctgggctccagagccaACAGGACAGTCTAGCAAAGTCTGGGTCCTCTTCCCAGAAAGCCACAGACAGGTGGGCCCCCTGTCTTGCCACCATGAAATGTGCAAGGCAGTGCCCAACCTCAGCAGGAGATTACTACACTCCTTCTTCGGGGGTGTTGGTCTCTTCTTAGTTTCACTCTTCCACAGTGCACCCCAGAATGCTGTTCCTTAGCAAACCACTGAGCCTGTGCTAACAGCAGCCAAGCCCTCACCTCAGGCCTTCCCTAGGGAAGGGCTAATGACAGAGCCAACGAAGAAACCCTGTGGAGCTTCTGTTCCTGCTCACAGTTTGGCGCTCTGTTCCTCAGATGAAACCACCATTCCCGAAGTTTGGCCCCAGCTCCCTCAGTGAGGAGGACCAGATGGCGATGGGCAGGCCTTTGTCTCAAGCTTCCTGCTCTTCAGCTGAGTTCACTACCCACCTTGCGTGCCCACAATCTCCATGTGCAGGTGCGCCAGCCCACTGGCTGCAGACAGGGCCAGCTTAATCATCCCCTCAATGGTCACTGTGTATCGGTTCAGATAATCGAACAGGGAACCGTGCTCGTGATAGTCAGAGACAAGCCACAGCTGGGTCCAGGTGCCGTTGTCTGCAGAAAAGAGAGGCGGTCTGAACGGAGGAACTGGGAGCAGCAAGGAGGCCGTGTGTACTGCAAACGACGCCAGGCTCGGTTAGACACGCACCGACACTTCCGCCTCTCAACTCTGGCTGTCCCTTGACCCCACCTCCTACAGCGCCCTccagggaggacagggaagagcaTTGATTTTTTAGAACCGCTCTGTTATCCAGGTGAGTGTGTGGTTTGAACGAGAGCTCCCCTCAGTCTTGGGCGTCTGACTATTGACCCCCAGTCGGTGGCTGTTTGGGAAGcctaggaggtggggccttgctagaggaagtgtgttcCTGGgcgcaggctttgaggtttcaaaaggcctgAGCCATCCttgtgcttgtggttcaagatgtgagctcccagctgcTGTTCCCGCAGCCGCTGCATCACCAtcatggactcaacctctgaagaGTGAGCACAAAGTCAACTCTTTTGTAAGCTGCtttgttgtggtgttttatcacagcaacacacaaGTTGGCTGAGACATTGGGAACACTGAAAAGGACTGAGGACAATTCTAAACAATATCCATTTTACTGCCAAATCTGCAATGTAGGGTAGCCAGAGAAGAACAATATGTGCTTAGGGAAAGCAACAGGTTCCATTTTGTCACAGCCCTGACTTGGTGAGACTCTCCAGGCTACACTCACCACTGCCAGGAGGAACACCTTAAAGGTCTCTCCCCTCCCCGAATGATGTGTGACCTTTTGATTGTAACCCAGCCTAACACCTGTCTCACTGGAAATGTCTCCAGCCTGTGGCCATCctcaggctgggagctgggacgGGAACATGACGATCTCCTTTGTGCATCACTGTTACAGAACCAAAGATGCTTGAACAGCCTACTGTGAAGTATTCCCAGAAAGCTCATCCTGCCCTTCAGAGAAGCAGTGGAAGGAGGGTAACATGCACtgtattttccctctttttcacatgggggagcaggaaggaggaagggagaggagaaaaaggcCAGGAATCATATTAGGCTTATGCTGCTGTCACTGGGAAGATTAGAAACTGGACTGAGAGCTCCCACATTCTAGGCTGGTGCTAGTTCCACGGCATCATACTGAATGCACCACGGGAAAAAGGCAAGAGCAAAGAGCCTAACCCCCTCCTCCCTGGCCCTGTGCGGGTGTCCACAGCCAGATCCCAACTCACATAAGCTGCCAGAATCAACAGAGAGCAACTGCTGGAAAGGTCTGAACCGTGGCACCTCTGATCCCAACAAGGGCCACACTCTAACCAGCAACTACTTCTTGAGAGCCCACTGATTTGTTACAAGAGGATGGTCTGAGCCTTCCAGTGATTCTAAGATGTTTGCAAGAGCGGCCGCTTCCTCAGAGGGCTGAGATTCTCTTCTTTCCCTACATTTGAACCCAGAACTCTTCAGCTTAGGGGCAGCTGGGGCCATCGGTAACCGCACAGCACCGTGAGGAATGAGCTGCTGTTGTTTCAGCATTCCCACAGGCTCGGTGGACACACGCCACCGAGAGAGCTGTGCCACAACTGCCAGAGACTTCTAGAACCTGGCCCGGCTACCTCACCATCTCTGTGTTCCAGGGATAGTCTCTGCCAGctgtctgtcccctcccccccgGGTCTCTGTGTAGTTAGTTTATATGTAAGGTGGTTTGGAAGACTGGTAGAGGCCCTGGCCCACAGTGACCAGTAAAGGCTATTAAGTTGATGAACAGCATTCTAATCATTATCTCTGTGCTCAGCATCAAACGCAGGCCTTTCAGGGTTCCCTTAAAATGTCCACTGTGCAAAcacgaggacctgggtttgggttCCCCTCACTCATGTCAAAACCAGGCATGGCACATGTTCCGCAACACCAGCATTGgactggggtggagacaggaggatcacagggACTTGCTGGCAGTTAGTCCAGCCGatcagtgagctctggattctgtgagagactatctcaaaaaatagggCAGAGAACAATACAGGAAGACAAAGACACTGACTTCACACACTCgggcacacgcacacgcacacgcacacacacgaagCCCAGCATAACCTGGTCCCTGCCTACCCCTCCATTACTTCTCCCTTGCTACCTGCAGAACCCAAACACACCTCACCTGTGCACATGCGCACAGACTTTCCTCACCTCACCTGTGCACATGCGCACAGACTTTCCTCACCTCACCTGTGCACATGCGCACAGACTTTCCTCACCTCACCTGTGCACATGCGCACAGACTTTCCTCTGTCCGGTTCTGCCACCTCTGTCAAGCTCATCTGTGACCTGCCTTCGCTATCACTCACCCTGGACTGGCTCACACTTGCCTCCTACCATCAGCTGTTAGTTTACCCATCAGTGAGGGCCTCAAAATAGGGATGTGCCTAGGCACAAGCAAAAACCTCCAAACTGCAGCAAGACAGCAAGGTGTGGGCCACacccctgggaggctgagacacagAGACCACCTGTGAGGTCAGGCTGTACTACACCCCAAGTCTCTGCCTCAACTCCCACCCTCCCTAACggaaaagcaagaaaagagtgtggaggagggaaggatcaGCAGCACCAACTCGGGGCCTTAGCGTTGGACAGACCGAAAACGAGCTTCACAGCTGCAAGGGACACTCTGGGGACAGCAGGTCTCAGTTCTCTGGTGGCGGCTGCTGCCACAAGTGCTGGCTGTGTGGCAGAGTGTGACTGTACACACTTTTGTCACTATTCTTTCCTGGGAGGGTGAAAATGTAATTCCTTATTGTAgggattttcaaaataaataaataggagccCAACAGGGACCACACTACGTGCAGGTCTGAGAACAaaccaaggaggaggaagagcctgCAGGGTGAGGGCGAGGGCCTCCTTACCTGCCTAATAACCCAGGTTCCATGTGGGTTTCTCTCGGCATAGGCACACAAGGCTCCACATTTTCAAAAGGGTTTGAAACTCTCTCCAGTGCCCCCGGCCCCAGGGCCCCTGACTCGGGGAGCTCTCTCCAGGGCCCCTGACTCGGGGAGGTCTCTCCAGTGCCCCAGGGCCCCTGACTCGGGGAGGTCTCTCCAGTGCCCCCAGGCCCAGGGCCCCTGACTCGGGGAGGTCTCTCCAGTGCCCCCAGGCCCAGGGCCCCTGACTCGGGGAGGTCTCTCCAGTGCCCCCGGCCCCAGGGTCCCTGACTCGGAGAGGTCTCTCCAGTGCCCCAGGCCCAGGGCCCCTGACTTGGGGAGGTCTCTCCAGTGCCCCCAGGCCCAGGGCCCCTGACTCAGGGAGGTCTCTCCAGTGCCCCCGGCCCCAGAGCCCCTGACTCGGGGAGCTCTCTCCAGTGCCCCCAGGCCCAGGGCCATTGATTCTTGGACACCTCATACCTTTATTGTCAGCAGCAATGAATCCAAGGATGTTTTCATGGCGCAACATGACTGTCTGGTAGATCTCTGCTTCCCGGAACCAAGATCGTTCTTCACGAGAAGAGAAGATTTTCACAGCCACATCACCACCTCTCCAGCGGCCACGCCACACTTCCCCAAACCGGCCCTTGCCAATAATCTCTTGTAAAACAATGGTTCGGGCCACCGTGCGCTGGACAAAAAGGGGTAAGCCTAAGGGCCAAAGAGTGAAGAGAAGTCTGACACTGTAAATCTGCTAAACTCCAGAAAGACCCTCAACAAAATGTCCCTCCAACCTCCCCTGCCCAGGAGCCAGAGTGTCACAGCAAGGCCTGAGCCATGCTAGGTTCACCACAGCGGGCTGAGAGCGAGTCATGTGAATTTCTCCTCTGGCCTATGTGAATGAGAGACTTGCACGTAAATCTTTGACCACACTCACCCTCACCTGTGTCTGCTGTATTCCGAcggtcacagaaaaaaaagaaagcagggctCCTGAGGTGGGCGCGGCCTCCTGGCCACCCTGCTCACTAACCACTAGAGGGCGATGCTGTGTGGCCCACAGGACCTATGGGCTAAGCTCATAGGGTTCCCAGCTCTCTAGAGAGCTGTTCACAGGAAGGCTTCAGGTGTAGAATGGAGACTACCCACACTAATTCATGACTCATTTTACCATCTTGTAGGGCTCATCATTGCTTCATTTGACTcactcagtgtctgtctgtctgtctatccaatCACCCTTCTCATCATGACTGACTTTATCTTCTTTCATTCCCTCCCTGGACCAAATAACAGCTGTTAGTAATCCCTGGGTTTGGTGGATTTACTGTGTGCTTAATAAGCATGAGGCTCTAATGCTAGGGGTTTTACATAAATCACCTCATTTCTTCATGTTCAGTAAGGCAGGCGTTGCTATTATCCCCATTGTACAGACAAGAACACTAGGAAGGCTCAAAAGGGAACGTTCCATAACTCGCTCGAATGAATGCAAACAGCAAAGAGCAGACTCGGCCCGTCCTTCCCTCACGCCTGTGCCCTGTCCTATTCTGTCCTTTCTAAAGACTTCTAACTGGTTTCCACCTTGTCTCACCTGCTTGTTCTACACACCCACTCAGCCCTGCTTCACCCTGCGCTTCCTAACAGGAGACTGGCAAGTGAATGGATCCATCCTCCACATCACTGCCAAAATCTCATTTCATCCAAAGGGGCAAAAGCATTTATTTGTCCATGTGAAAACTTTCAGCAGCAGCTCTGCCCTGCAAGACAAAGTGTGGCCCCATAGCCCTGTATACctggccagcctgcctctgcctgctctaGGCACATCATGCCAGACTCATTATTGTGAGTCTTTGAACACACTGTGAGCCTTCATGGGTTTTTGCTCTTTGCATTCAGTCTGTTCCGTGGCCTGGAATGTTCCTTGCCTGTTTACCTCACTTACAATCTCAACCTGTTCTTCAAGACTCCCTCAAATGTACATGCCTCTGTAAGATTCTTC contains:
- the Acvr1b gene encoding activin receptor type-1B isoform X2; the protein is MVSIFNLDGMEHHVRTCIPKVELVPAGKPFYCLSSEDLRNTHCCYTDFCNKIDLRVPSGHLKEPEHPSMWGPVELVGIIAGPVFLLFLIIIIVFLVINYHQRVYHNRQRLDMEDPSCEMCLSKDKTLQDLVYDLSTSGSGSGLPLFVQRTVARTIVLQEIIGKGRFGEVWRGRWRGGDVAVKIFSSREERSWFREAEIYQTVMLRHENILGFIAADNKDNGTWTQLWLVSDYHEHGSLFDYLNRYTVTIEGMIKLALSAASGLAHLHMEIVGTQGKPGIAHRDLKSKNILVKKNGMCAIADLGLAVRHDAVTDTIDIAPNQRVGTKRYMAPEVLDETINMKHFDSFKCADIYALGLVYWEIARRCNSGGVHEEYQLPYYDLVPSDPSIEEMRKVVCDQKLRPNIPNWWQSYEALRVMGKMMRECWYANGAARLTALRIKKTLSQLSVQEDVKI